The following coding sequences lie in one Silene latifolia isolate original U9 population chromosome 5, ASM4854445v1, whole genome shotgun sequence genomic window:
- the LOC141656775 gene encoding uncharacterized protein LOC141656775 encodes MSPTTTPFQVASLVNAPSFPNAVVWSDDNLIAVANGDIVTILNPENVQGPRGVITVSTGLPFKVGVIKRDDLLSGCLLPTCLARDRQPCVRSIAWSPVGYTPHNGCLLAVCTTEGRVKIYREPFCEFQAEWIEVMDISDVLHKYLEKTNYGEPLTSLLPVMDESVSQTLAEDGLDITNFTPIKEDKRKRVLNAYTQKIDPTYDVDLSESNVINFAAKGKKTSNKRTLDNHTGYVLKAHQYASRSSMLASLVVGWSPVMQLSADDPNNSCDFFCLLGVGTKYGSISIWKFDRPSYYSIDQHGGPIQMVLKGVLEAHSAWVTSLSWVLLPSGTSSQVLLATGCSNGSVKIWMAYICDFKSPSEANQTPFSLFCEISVGDNALVSTLSLCIPAQSRDKILVAVGKGSGSFEVWSFDRKTNSPKKVGSYDAHVQAVTGLAWALDGHCLYSCSQDNSIHGWIHHKGTLFKASIPPNNLGTRSSSDLPSVSDSSYGIAVSPANLALAVARRFDAGQLDHMYQKRTQRASVEFFWIGGQEFNMSLDINLSLDIDSCSGFTKEELVIWGSKLLWSLNLYESSGKHLVAWDVLSAILAFKQCAPKFIHQIIRSWVELLLEGYLDSSTHDILSDLPGYMPQISSRQLHMLNILCRRVMLSTIKPSKVAERYDIEEEEKWLNIMLNSEKELRERLVGLSLSTVLVCLSHPAGNVEFGLWGPVGIAQMVKWVMQNQDHVDQKLYVLAAEVRGHVARLHNVCDYKEEEHCLYCSAPVPFESPEEAFCEGVQCGDGEAPQKHKLARCAASMQVCPLTPLWFCMCCRRRVSKVPPYHLHNMVDRPSDFGSLIKSVVKPLPNPLCPFCGISLQRLQPDFLLSKSPV; translated from the exons ATGTCTCCCACAACGACGCCCTTTCAAGTCGCGTCACTCGTCAACGCTCCGTCGTTTCCAAACGCCGTCGTTTGGTCCGACGATAATCTTATCGCCGTCGCTAATGGCGACATCGTCACTATTTTG AATCCGGAGAATGTTCAAGGTCCTCGAGGTGTCATCACCGTTTCTACTGGATTGCCGTTTAAAGTTGGCGTCATTAAACGCGATG ATTTGCTATCTGGGTGCTTATTGCCCACTTGTTTGGCAAGAGACCGTCAACCCTGTGTTCGATCAATTGCATGGTCTCCTGTTGGATACACTCCTCATAACGG ATGTCTCCTTGCCGTTTGCACTACTGAAGGCCGTGTAAAAATATATCGGGAACCATTTTGTGAGTTTCAGGCTGAATGGATAGAG GTAATGGACATTTCAGACGTGCTGCACAAATACTTAGAGAAGACCAACTATGGGGAGCCTTTAACATCCTTGTTACCTGTAATGGAT GAATCCGTTAGTCAAACACTTGCAGAAGATGGTCTTGATATTACAAACTTCACTCCAATAAAAGAGGACAAAAGAAAAAGAGT TCTGAATGCCTATACTCAAAAGATCGACCCTACATACGATGTTGATCTTAGTGAGAGCAATGTGATCAATTTTGCTGCTAAAGGTAAAAAGACTTCAAATAAAAGGACACTGGACAACCATACTGGTTATGTTTTAAAAGCTCATCAGTATGCTTCACGCTCTTCAATGCTGGCATCCCTTGTCGTTGGCTGGTCTCCTGTGATGCAATTGTCTGCAGATGATCCTAATAATTCATGTGATTTTTTCTGTCTTCTGGGTGTTGGGACAAAGTATGGATCTATATCAATTTGGAAATTTGATAGACCGTCCTACTACTCTATTGACCAGCATGGTGGTCCAATACAAATGGTTCTTAAGGGTGTCCTAGAGGCCCACAGTGCATGGGTCACTTCATTGAGCTGGGTATTACTTCCTTCTGGTACAAGCTCACAGGTTCTATTGGCTACTGGTTGTTCTAATGGCAG CGTGAAGATCTGGATGGCTTATATCTGCGATTTCAAAAGCCCATCTGAAGCTAACCAGACTCCTTTCTCATTGTTCTGTGAG ATCTCTGTTGGTGATAATGCCCTAGTCTCGACACTTTCTCTGTGTATTCCAGCTCAATCACGAGATAAGATTCTGGTAGCTGTTGGTAAAGGATCTGGATCTTTTGAAGTATGGTCATTTGACAGAAAGACAAACAGCCCAAAAAAAGTTGGATCATATGATGCACATGTTCAAGCT GTCACAGGTTTAGCTTGGGCTCTTGATGGACATTGTCTATACAGCTGCAGTCAG GATAATTCTATTCATGGATGGATACATCATAAGGGCACTTTGTTCAAAGCATCTATTCCACCAAACAATCTTGGAACTAGAAGCTCCTCTGAT CTTCCGTCTGTATCAGATTCATCCTATGGAATTGCAGTTTCCCCAGCAAATTTAGCTCTGGCTGTG GCACGTCGATTTGATGCTGGACAGTTAGATCATATGTACCAAAAAAG AACTCAGAGGGCCAGTGTTGAATTTTTTTGGATAGGAGGACAAGAGTTTAACATGTCACTAGATATTAACTTAAGTCTTGATATAGACTCATGCTCTGGGTTTACCAAAGAAGAGCTAGTAATTTGGGGTTCCAAGCTGCTGTGGTCTCTAAACTTATACGAGTCCTCTGGCAAACACCTGGTTGCCTGGGATGTTTTATCTGCTATATTAGCTTTCAAGCAATGTGCTCCAAAGTTTATTCACCAGATAATTCGAAGCTGGGTGGAGCTATTACTCGAGGGTTATTTGGACTCATCTACTCACGACATCTTGTCTGACTTACCTGGATATATGCCACAAATTAGTTCCCGACAGCTGCACATGCTCAATATTTTGTGTCGACGTGTAATGTTATCAACTATCAAGCCGTCAAAAGTAGCAGAACGGTATGACatagaagaggaagaaaaatgGTTGAATATTATGTTAAACAGCGAAAAAGAACTCAGAGAGAGGCTTGTTGGGTTGAGTTTATCAACTGTTTTAGTTTGTCTGTCTCATCCAGCTGGCAATGTAGAATTTGGGCTGTGGGGCCCTGTCGGAATTGCGCAGATGGTGAAGTGGGTCATGCAAAATCAGGATCATGTGGACCAAAAGTTATATGTTTTGGCGGCAGAAGTTAGAGGGCATGTTGCACG GCTGCATAATGTGTGTGATTACAAGGAAGAAGAGCATTGTTTATATTGTTCTGCTCCTGTACCTTTCGAATCTCCAGAAGAGGCATTTTGTGAGGGTGTACAATGTGGAGACGGGGAAGCCCCTCAAAAGCATAAACTAGCTCGGTGTGCAGCGTCTATGCAGGTTTGTCCTCTTACACCATTATGGTTTTGTATGTGCTGTCGAAGACGAGTTTCAAAGGTGCCACCCTACCATCTACATAATATGGTTGATCGACCCTCTGACTTTGGGTCGTTGATTAAATCTGTGGTAAAGCCATTACCAAATCCCTTATGTCCCTTCTGTGGGATATCATTGCAAAGACTACAGCCAGACTTTCTGCTGTCAAAGTCACCTGTTTAA
- the LOC141656773 gene encoding polyadenylate-binding protein-interacting protein 12-like isoform X1 yields MAIVTVAENGVVSSDHHFETTDRSNNNGDGVTRTRNDVVEEKSEENDALKENNDSINNINNKNDDFDGDHEMKVKNGGEGFKKDIRDLEELLSKLNPMAKEFVPPSWSNNRVFNGVGYVNNFGFQPNVAANVNGFTGRRKNNFGNGKKKVNSRTSMAQREEVIRRTVYVSDIDQQVTEEQLASLFINCGQVVDCRVCGDPNSVLHFAFIEFLDEEGAKNALTLSGTMLGFYPVKVMPSKTAIAPVNPTFLPRSEDEREMCARTVYCTNIDKKVTQADLKLFFDTFCGEVYRLRMLGDYHHSTRIAFVEFVMAESAIAALNCSGAVLGTLPIRVSPSKTPVRPRATPPL; encoded by the exons ATGGCGATCGTGACTGTAGCTGAAAACGGCGTCGTTTCAAGTGATCATCACTTCGAAACGACTGACCGATCAAACAACAATGGTGATGGCGTTACTCGTACGCGAAACGATGTCGTTGAGGAGAAGAGTGAGGAAAACGATGCGCTGAAGGAGAATAAcgatagtattaataatattaataataaaaatgATGATTTTGATGGTGATCATGAGATGAAGGTGAAAAATGGAGGAGAAGGGTTTAAGAAGGATATTAGGGATTTGGAGGAGTTATTATCGAAACTTAACCCTATGGCGAAAGAGTTTGTACCGCCTTCGTGGTCGAATAATCGTGTTTTTAATGGGGTTGGTTATGTTAACAACTTTGGATTTCAGCCCAATGTTGCTGCTAATGTTAATGGATTCACTGGGAGGAGG AAGAACAATTTTGGTAATGGAAAGAAGAAGGTGAATAGTAGAACTAGTATGGCTCAGAGGGAAGAGGTAATTCGGAGAACAGTGTATGTTTCCGACATTGATCAGCAG GTTACTGAAGAGCAGCTTGCATCGCTATTTATAAACTGTGGTCAG GTTGTTGATTGTCGTGTGTGTGGTGATCCAAATTCTGTTCTTCACTTTGCTTTTATCGAGTTTCTTGATGAAG AGGGTGCTAAAAATGCTTTAACCCTGTCGGGTACAATGCTTGGGTTTTACCCCGTCAAAGTGATGCCTTCAAAGACTGCCATAGCTCCTGTTAATCCTACTTTTTTGCCTAGG TCAGAAGACGAGAGGGAAATGTGTGCGAGAACTGTCTATTGTACCAATATTGATAAAAAG GTTACACAAGCAGACCTCAAATTGTTCTTTGATACATTCTGTGGGGAG GTTTACCGCTTGAGAATGCTTGGGGATTATCATCATTCTACTCGCATTGCATTCGTTGAGTTCGTTATG GCCGAAAGTGCTATTGCTGCCCTTAACTGCAGCGGTGCAGTTTTAGGAACCCTGCCTATCAG GGTAAGCCCATCAAAGACCCCTGTTCGCCCTCGTGCAACTCCTCCTCTCTAA
- the LOC141656773 gene encoding polyadenylate-binding protein-interacting protein 12-like isoform X2, producing the protein MAIVTVAENGVVSSDHHFETTDRSNNNGDGVTRTRNDVVEEKSEENDALKENNDSINNINNKNDDFDGDHEMKVKNGGEGFKKDIRDLEELLSKLNPMAKEFVPPSWSNNRVFNGVGYVNNFGFQPNVAANVNGFTGRRNNFGNGKKKVNSRTSMAQREEVIRRTVYVSDIDQQVTEEQLASLFINCGQVVDCRVCGDPNSVLHFAFIEFLDEEGAKNALTLSGTMLGFYPVKVMPSKTAIAPVNPTFLPRSEDEREMCARTVYCTNIDKKVTQADLKLFFDTFCGEVYRLRMLGDYHHSTRIAFVEFVMAESAIAALNCSGAVLGTLPIRVSPSKTPVRPRATPPL; encoded by the exons ATGGCGATCGTGACTGTAGCTGAAAACGGCGTCGTTTCAAGTGATCATCACTTCGAAACGACTGACCGATCAAACAACAATGGTGATGGCGTTACTCGTACGCGAAACGATGTCGTTGAGGAGAAGAGTGAGGAAAACGATGCGCTGAAGGAGAATAAcgatagtattaataatattaataataaaaatgATGATTTTGATGGTGATCATGAGATGAAGGTGAAAAATGGAGGAGAAGGGTTTAAGAAGGATATTAGGGATTTGGAGGAGTTATTATCGAAACTTAACCCTATGGCGAAAGAGTTTGTACCGCCTTCGTGGTCGAATAATCGTGTTTTTAATGGGGTTGGTTATGTTAACAACTTTGGATTTCAGCCCAATGTTGCTGCTAATGTTAATGGATTCACTGGGAGGAGG AACAATTTTGGTAATGGAAAGAAGAAGGTGAATAGTAGAACTAGTATGGCTCAGAGGGAAGAGGTAATTCGGAGAACAGTGTATGTTTCCGACATTGATCAGCAG GTTACTGAAGAGCAGCTTGCATCGCTATTTATAAACTGTGGTCAG GTTGTTGATTGTCGTGTGTGTGGTGATCCAAATTCTGTTCTTCACTTTGCTTTTATCGAGTTTCTTGATGAAG AGGGTGCTAAAAATGCTTTAACCCTGTCGGGTACAATGCTTGGGTTTTACCCCGTCAAAGTGATGCCTTCAAAGACTGCCATAGCTCCTGTTAATCCTACTTTTTTGCCTAGG TCAGAAGACGAGAGGGAAATGTGTGCGAGAACTGTCTATTGTACCAATATTGATAAAAAG GTTACACAAGCAGACCTCAAATTGTTCTTTGATACATTCTGTGGGGAG GTTTACCGCTTGAGAATGCTTGGGGATTATCATCATTCTACTCGCATTGCATTCGTTGAGTTCGTTATG GCCGAAAGTGCTATTGCTGCCCTTAACTGCAGCGGTGCAGTTTTAGGAACCCTGCCTATCAG GGTAAGCCCATCAAAGACCCCTGTTCGCCCTCGTGCAACTCCTCCTCTCTAA
- the LOC141656776 gene encoding pentatricopeptide repeat-containing protein At1g02370, mitochondrial-like has protein sequence MYQVLKLTKMKVSTTIATRILNTNIHPLLRHISTAAATAASTATTTKAPASKEYILKKINQVGSKGGKVSDVLHRILKTGQHVNRVPLFYCFKDLRKRGRYQQCLEILDWFEKGKSDPLGRDFALRVDMLHKVKGLAEAEKYFDNIPSASKNKYVYGSLLSCYCADLETDKALATFKKMDEMGFPSHVVVFNNILNLYVKTKQLEKVPELISEMKNKHVALDGHTYSYWIQSYRLLGDLEGVERVFHEAQKDILVKDNWVIYCNVASVFIEFGQFEKASSHLEKLENILDSSDNPSRSAFEHLISLYAGVGKLDSVIQTWNKLKSKHKVDNKRSYVSLLQALSRLDDIKGLENYFREWESTCENYDDFVPAVLISAYLRHGMLEEADLLLKDATKKTGNVVRFPHVEFMNYYFGKGQTECALKHMEAAIVSKWKPLAEKLDPCFQHFKDRKDVDGLEKFCQLLKRAGALDTKAYLWLLETHVDAEKTAPDMRERIEKDSINVTPRLEELLKLVCP, from the exons ATGTATCAGGTATTGAAGCTTACGAAAATGAAGGTCTCAACCACCATAGCCACCCGCATACTCAACACCAACATCCACCCTCTCCTTCGCCACATATCCACCGCCGCTGCCACCGCCGCCtccaccgccacaaccaccaaAGCCCCGGCGTCGAAGGAGTATATCCTCAAAAAAATAAATCAAGTGGGGTCTAAAGGTGGCAAAGTGTCCGATGTTTTGCACCGTATCTTAAAAACAGGTCAACATGTCAACAGAGTTCCGCTGTTTTATTGTTTCAAAGACCTCCGTAAAAGAGGCCGTTACCAACAATGTCTTGAG ATTTTAGATTGGTTTGAGAAAGGCAAAAGTGACCCTTTAGGTAGAGACTTTGCATTGCGCGTAGATATGTTGCACAAAGTTAAGGGTCTTGCTGAAGCTGAGAAGTACTTTGACAACATTCCGTCTGCTTCTAAAAACAAATATGTATATGGGTCACTCTTATCTTGCTATTGTGCTGATTTGGAAACCGATAAAGCCCTGGCTACTTTCAAAAAGATGGATGAGATGGGTTTTCCATCCCATGTTGTTGTGTTCAACAATATTCTCAATCTATATGTGAAAACCAAACAGCTCGAAAAGGTACCAGAACTTATATCAGAAATGAAGAATAAACACGTAGCTCTAGATGGTCACACATATAGCTATTGGATCCAAAGTTATCGACTTCTTGGAGATCTGGAGGGAGTAGAACGAGTGTTTCACGAGGCTCAAAAAGATATCCTTGTAAAGGATAATTGGGTAATATATTGCAACGTTGCATCAGTGTTTATAGAGTTTGGCCAATTCGAGAAAGCTTCTTCACActtggaaaaattggaaaatatCTTGGATAGTTCCGATAATCCAAGTCGCAGTGCATTCGAACATCTGATTAGCTTGTATGCTGGTGTTGGTAAATTAGACTCCGTCATCCAGACTTGGAACAAGCTCAAGTCAAAGCACAAAGTTGATAACAAACGGAGTTACGTTTCACTGCTTCAAGCGTTGTCAAGACTAGACGATATTAAAGGCCTCGAAAATTACTTCCGCGAGTGGGAATCAACCTGCGAGAATTATGATGACTTTGTACCGGCTGTTCTAATAAGTGCGTACTTGAGGCACGGCATGCTCGAGGAGGCTGACCTTTTGCTAAAAGATGCTACAAAGAAAACAGGAAATGTAGTACGCTTTCCACATGTCGAATTCATGAATTACTACTTTGGGAAGGGTCAGACGGAGTGTGCATTGAAGCATATGGAAGCTGCCATTGTTTCCAAATGGAAACCACTTGCTGAGAAGCTTGATCCTTGCTTCCAGCACTTCAAAGATCGGAAAGATGTTGATGGTCTAGAGAAATTTTGCCAGTTATTAAAGAGAGCTGGGGCCTTGGACACAAAAGCCTATTTATGGCTCCTTGAGACTCATGTGGATGCTGAGAAAACAGCGCCTGATATGCGTGAAAGGATAGAGAAAGATAGCATTAATGTTACTCCCAGGCTTGAGGAGTTACTTAAGCTGGTTTGCCCCTAG